The nucleotide window GTCAACGCTTAGTTTGATATGCATCAAATACATATGAATGATCTGAAATGAAATTTAACGATGATGTATAATATGATTGAGTCGAGGATGTATGCTGTACTTTTTGTGTGGTGTACTTTTTTCCATcccattattttgattttctagaGTCTTAGTTCCTATTTAAAATGATCCCCATTCGCAGGGGCTTTGGATTTTATTGTGTTGTTGGAGTACCCCTTGTACTCCTTTTTCAATTTGATATATattccactaaaaaaaaatatttaaaatgattCTAATGTGATTAAATAAATTGCAAGGTCGAAGAATTACATGAAAGATTAGAGAATTATGTTTTACCTTAGTCGGTCAAGGAAAGACAAATACTGTTGATGCACTCCATGGGATATGGATTGTCAGGAAAAAATTTCAGGCAATCGTCATCAGTATCACACACTACTGTAAggtaaataaagataaagaaatattactaaatataaaagaaatgtGTTGtctaagataaaaaataataataatagaatgaGCTTACATTCGCCATAAATTACAATaaaatacaaagaaacaaaaaggatCGCATTATAAATAAACTTGAGAATTTCAGCCattctattaataaaaaggATTTGCATATATCAAATGTTGAATTGTCTGATCactttatataataaaaaatttcatccaatgtttacataaagtaaatattttttaacaactctTCGTTTGGacaaaattcctcacaaatataattattattaaatataattaaattaaatttgtgtaTCATGTTTGTCCCTTTAACCCATGTAATATACATTACATAAAAATGTTGTTTGTAATTATAGTTTAAACCAATTCACtaatattcaattaatttttattacttatctAGAATTtcagaatatatatatttatggttGACAAATGATTCCCTCCAATCCTTCTTAAAATTAGAAACGTAAGGTGGAAACAACTTCTTACCTGGATGCGCACTTATAGACACCCAAGACATCTTATCCACACCCTTGGTCCCgtaaaagtaaaagaaagcGCCAACAGAAGGTTCCATCCCCAACGCCTCGCACAAAATTGCAAAGCCCCGGATTGAATTTGAGAGGGAGCCATGTTCGAAAATTTCAGAATGTCCTTATCCGAAAGGGTAAAAGGAATTTTTATCCCAAACTCCTCAAGAAAATGCGCCGTACAtatgaaacatttttttcacACTCTTAGGGGGATGTATGCAAACTTTTTCTCCAGGAAAGCAGGGTGTCAACAAAATGTCTTCCTTCCACCCAGTTGAAGAAATGAATATCTTGGTCCGCAGAAAATTTACGCTCGCCTTATCGTGATAGGAGGATTCATAGTGTTGAACATCACCAGAAAAACCCTTCATATCAAGCTCGGAGCCAGACCCATAAAGTAAACCACCATCCCTACGAGCCACTACAAGAGGAGAGTAAACAATGACTTCCTTCCTAGAACCACTCCTTGGAGTCGAATACAGGAAAGCACAACAATTGTCATCACTATCATCAGAACTACTACTACTATCACTTCCACTCGACAATTCTTCAATAATCATATGACAAAAATAGCTTAACTCATACGCTCCCCAATCGATAAGACCATTTGGCCGCGTAGCATGCCTCAAACACGCTCCTCAGTTTTTCCTTTTCAACGGGATCCGTGGGAAAAAACTCCTTGCCCAAAAACTCCGTACCCtaaataaatactaaaaatagaaGGGATGAGGAAGAATAATACCTGAAATCAAAAGAGAAAAGCCTTTCCCGGAGTAACAACTGAATTGGAAGTAAGGTGGAACACAAAGACGAGACAGGCGGCCGGAGAAAAAAGTAAGGaagaattgaaaaatgaaagaaaagggaCTACCTTTATAAAACAGGCATTAGATGTAGCTTCGAGAGATGCACTGACAAAGGCATCGATAGGGGAAACGTAGCGGAAATTCCAAGATGAGAGCACATAGGCACCAACGAAAGATTGCGAAATCTGAACCGTTAAAACAAGACAGTAGGAAAAGGAAACATCTCACCCAAAAACGATTTATCATAAGACGTCGCCAAGGCGGACAGGGGAACAGAGGCTAGAAGAATAATCACCACGCCTTGTCCCAAGACTTGTGCTTAGGGGGCTTATGGACCATCATTGTATCTACAAACAAGGCTCCAAAGGTTGAGAGGCTAGAAGAATAATCACCACGCCTTGTCTCAAGACTTGTGTTTAAGGGGCTTATGGACCATCATTGTATGTGCAAATAAGGCTCCAAATTCCAAAAGCTTGACATCATCACTACGCCTTGTTCCAAGACTTATGCttggggggctgtggaccgtcaatATACTCCTAAAAGCCTAGGAGACCTCCAGAAGGGCTCCTAGACCCGACTAGAGGGCTTAGCACCCCCAACAAGAGCTCCAATCCCAAGGCGCGTCCTCCTCAGGATGCCGTCTCTATCCACTTCTAGAAACACCTAGAACTCTCTAAAAGTACTTAATTATCCTCGTTACTTAACGCCTAAGCAAGCCTGAAATCAGACCCATAAGTGGCTATAAATATTACCCTTGTGATCACTCTCACGGCATCCAATAATCAGTTTAAATAACCGTAGAATACAATACTGAATCCTGGTACCCATTATTGTGCTTTAGCAAGTACACTACCACTTGATGGTATCAAAGTAGTCCTTTAAACGAAAAGTTATtgtaatattatttctttttccacAAGTGTTTAGTTAGAAGTTTATTGAAATAAGCTCATACTATATTTAGATCAGATGTACAGAATGTTTAAACAAATATGAAATAACATAAAAGAGTTCAGAggattttctattttataaaatattataatttcagTTTGTTATATAAAACAACATTTTAGTTCTTATTCTCGGGACAGATTCAATGAGGGGGCAATGAGGTCAGCTGACCCCACTTGAAGAAATAGTTTAATGTAGGTCAAAACAGTAGAGAAAGATGAGTTGCATGTGTGGTATCAGCGTGATACCAAACGTTCAAAAAGAAAATGGCGTATCTTCTGAAAAGAAGTATTATCACATTATGATGAATGAATACATGGTTGAGAGGTGAAAAATTTGGACAAATGACACAAGATGACTATTGGTTGGACACGACGACCCAATAGATTCGATGACTTGATCATTGCGCTGAAGTTACACACTCTTACAGTTTCTAGAAAATTCTAGAAATTGGGAGCATTGAAGAGAAGGAAAAGTATTGTGTAAGTCATTCAGAAATCTTGTTATAAAATAGTTAGAGAGTACACTATCTGGAAGCTTTTTGAGGTCCTTGATCCTCTATGGACAGTGCAACTTGATTCAGACTAGTTTCCActattagtttattttaatggTTGAGATATGAATGATGTTAACCATTGTATTAATCCAAATGTCTGTTGTTGTCTGACCAACCATAGAGAATTTAGGTTCGATTCTTTTTTGACGTATTAATATAACTAAATTTCGGATTTTGATTATCTCCTTTTATTGTTATCTCGATTTATCTCGTAACTTTATCAAAATTCATAATGAGATATTAATCTAACTAAGTTATAGTGTTCAATGTTTTTCATCATGTTGTAGATTGGTTCTCCTATTTTGTTAAGGATTGTTCATATTTGAATGAGATTTAAACCGcacaaaccgaaccaatccaaaccgcattggtttggtttggtttggtttggatgactttttaaaaatcaactgaaccaaaccaaaccgtatgcttttttatctcgcggtttggatgacttttttgctcaaaaccaaaccaaacctcaccgcgaacacccctagtTGAGATACGCTTTCAGCAATTCAAGCAAATTTTCCCAAGTCTCCTTAGCAGCAGATTTGCCTTCTCAATGCACAAGAACATGTGTGATCACACCCTTAGCGGTATGTAGCTTATGTGTCCCCAGGATAAGTGTCGGTTGCAAAGGAACCAAGGGCCTTGTGACTGAGTCGTCTATGGGTGGGACTTGCAACAATGTCCGTCCAAAGAACGACTTAAGCTTCAAAACCTGAAACACCAGGTGAATTCGTGCTTCATGAGGTAGGGAGAGTTCATAAGCATTAAAGCCAATTGATTTGATAATTTGGTTCAAATATTTATGTTCTTCTCACTTTCTTCTCATATTTGAGGGGAAAGCGTGTTTGCATAGGGTCCATAAGTTTTTAAACCTTAGATAAATGCATTTTACTTAGAGTTTAATTAATATACTCAATAATTTATACACAtatattcaattcaataatGTGTTACAACATCAATCACATCAATTAATGAGTTTAATAACTCatactattttaaaaacatattttgaatgttttaaatcttcaaattcaaatgattgTTTGACGTACACTTATTCAAATATGACACCATTTAAGATTTAAGAGAAAATGTTGTGGTgtctaaatataaaaaaatacaattgtaTGGTCGTTATAAAGTTTTGATCTGAACCGAGAGAAATTATGGGTTTAATGTTGctggaaatttttttttcttgtgtttgCGGTTCATGTGGGAGAGAGACAATGTTCTtgggtttttgtttttagaatttgatttgatgttttttatgtttttatttttcaaatgtgtttattaataaaataaatttaaatggaataaaatacaataaaaattctaaatcaACGTGCCACATCATTCATGTTGCACAATGAAAAGTTTGTAAGGTCAAAATCAAAGAACCTTAAAATAATATTAGataatctcaatttttttaaaagtataaatCAAAACCGGTTCAATTGAGATGAGGTGAGTGAGAGAAGTGTTATTGACATTCTCCAACATTTTCTTTAACACATTATCTTATTGAGTGAATTCTATATGAGTATCACATATTGAAAATGGATCTAAAATGACAAGAATCAAACAAGTTTTATTCAATAAGAAAGTGAATGTTAAACAGAATGCTAACCAGTAAGAAAATATTCTTAACATATCTATTCTGATAAACATTATATACCCCAAAATACGCTAAATTACATCAGAAGtcatttaagtttgaggtttataACAAATTAgttctataaattattttgttaacaCATAAGTCATTTAAATTTGTAAATGTTTTCGATTTAGTCATTCTGCAACATCATTGTTTTCACAATATTTGATTAACGTAAGCAGTAAATTGAAAAgatttacaaacttaaaagaACTTACGCATGACCAACAtaacttaaaaatcaatctgttacaaactcaaatttaaagaatttataattgatcaaaataatatattacaaaTCTTAAACTTAAATGCATTGTTGATGTAATTTAGCCCCAAAAATTAAGTCATTTACCCGGTTATAAGGAAGACTAGCTATAAATCCTTCTCACTTCATTTCTCGATATGAAGAATAGCCGCTTAGTTTCGGTTTCGTAGTCAAGGGATGAGACTTTACTTCTTCCCCCGCTTAGGCACCTTAAGCGCTAGTTCTGCTTATAAGATAATATCGCTTTGTCATTCAATTCTTCCTATTCTCCTGCTACAAATGCCAAAACAAACACTAATTCAGTCTAATGCGCCTACCCACCCACCTTAGATGCTTTGGCACAAGGTTACCAATTAGAAAACATTCAACCTTCTCCCGAAGTTACGGGGGTTAGGGTTCCAATTTGAGTTTGAGGTTACATTGGAGTCTCTTACTAGTCCATTTCTAATCCTTTTTAGCCAGTTTCCTTCTATCCCATTGAAGCAGTTGTACCAATTGCAACAGTCTTAAGGCCATTAGTTGGAGTGCTAAGTGCTGCTTTGCCTATCTATTCTGCGACTTTTTTCTTACATCCAGTGCTACATCTAGAGGTCCAGTCCCTGGGTCATTTGATATCTCTAGTCTGAGTTCCGTTCAACAAGCCAGTTCTGTTAGATCGCTTACAGTCCCCGTAGTGTCCAGTAGCTGTCTCTTTTTCTTACCGGCAAGCGGGcttgaaaaaaaagttaagatatCTCCATCCGGTGGGAGTTGCTATCCATATAGTTCAATGGCAGTTCTACTTGCAGCCATTGAGAGTTCTCTTGCATCCGCTTTCCATCCAGCAGAGTAAGGGGCAAAAGGATCTGACGCAAGTTGGAGCTAAGGATCGACAGAAAGCTAGGGTTTTTCGTGCTTCTCCCTTCTTATCCGGAACTAAGGAGTTAACGATATATCGCTTAAGGAGATATCTAGCCAAGCGATTCACCTGATCCAGACACGCCAATAGGCGGCTTTGAAGATAGTAAGTAAGAGTAGTGGCATTCTCATCAAAAGGATAAGTAAGTTCGCAATCCAGTGATAAAGTGAAAAAAGGTGCTTTTTTCTGCGCATATTCCCAGGTTAGGATATGCATATAATATTATAGGTTACAGTTTCTAATCTATAGGATTTTTCTGGAAATATCCATTTTCCCGGAGAGAGGGATAAGATATCCCGACACAGTTCTATCTTGATACCACCCGgaacggtaaaaaaaaaacggaaggaatcaaaaaaaattaataattggaTCTATGTCCAATGGATCGCAACTACCAAGAAAaagtattttgttttggttcgACCtgtaattttatatgaaatacCGGACAGTATCGATTTTATAAAACTTTTTCCCCAAGATCTATTCCAGGAAAGGGATAATCTGGAACTCAAAGTTGTCAATTATATTCTTTATGGAAATGGAAAATCCATTCGGGGAATTTCCGACACAAGGATTCAATTAGTTCGGACTTGTTTAGTCTTGAATTGGGATCAAGGCAAAAAAAGTCCTTCTATTGAGGAGGCCCCCTCTTCCTTTGTTGAAGTAAGTACAAACGGTTTGATTGAGTATTTTCTAAGAATTGACTTAGTAAAATCGAATACTGCATATATCAGAAAAAGAAATGACCCCCTTGGACCCGAATTCTCTGCTGTAACTGCTCCACACAGAACACAATCCTGCCCATATAAATACGATCCAACTGTTTAGATTTGCATAAACAATTTCACACAGTTTTAATCATGACCGTTAATTTTTGATCATATGGCCCAAACCATTCCTGCGTTAACGCAGTTACAGCGTGCATCCAATTCCAACATCCttcaagaaaacaaacaaactcaATGATATATACCAATCGAAAGTAAGTCATCTATCAATCGAAATCACCGGATCACGTCTTAACCGACTGAACATCACcttacatcatcatcatcatctctctcacacacacaaacaaaaacatgGCGAAACGTTTCTTCCATACTCTCCAACAACATGTTCGACGTTATTACCCAAAGAACAAAACAACACATTTTCATTACAGAACTTCACAAACGAATAAtcgttctttttcttcttcttcttcttgttctaaCAACTCTAAGAAACTTGGGTTTGTGGGTTGGTATTTGCGTAAGCTTGAAACTTACCCTGTTCTTACTAAGTGTATAACTTCCTCGCTTATTTTTACTGCTGCTGATCTTACTTCACAGGTAATACTAATAGCTCTTTATACTCATATATGTGGTTATGTAGTTATTATGTATAATATAATCTTTGTTACATTGATACCTCTGATCAAAATTGTATTTGGTGTGATACTGACACGACATATATAATTACATTATTTCTAAGATTATTACTGATGTCATGTTAGTTATTATACAattgtagcaccgacacttctaaTTGAAGATGTGTACTgacactcactcttttattgattttttgggTGAAACTTATGTGGATCTCACCATTTTACGTGGATCCATTTCTAAAACACAAGGCTCATACGAGTTTCATCCAACAAGGGAGTGAGTGTTTAGAAATAAAGTGTTCATAGCACTCCtcttacattcaattatgtcattttttaaattattattggtgtcaaGTTATTATGATACTATCTCTTGAAGTACGGTCACTTATGATTGAAGGCGTGTGTGGTGTTTGACATTTGATACATattattacattcaattatgtcattttatgaaattatttattaCCAGTGTCAGGTCAGTATTGTGTATGTGTATGATGTCCATGCCAGTGCTTCATGTCAGAAGaggaaaggatttttttttttttgctctaggattttctcttgaatattttaattactCGGTTAATTGCCAATGTGGTTTTTAACTACTACATCTAATAATCACAGACAGTGACTAAATAACTGACATGTGGATTTTGCTTGGTAGAGCATAAACACCGACACACTGACATCGataatattttgagaaaatcacataattcaatgaAGTTATATGTCTCGGTGTCGTGTCGGTTTCAGACAGGGACACCTGTCCGACACCATGAGTCCATGACACACCTAATCTGAGGAGTccccgtgcttcataggttaaaAGACATTTCCACTGGGTTTGTACATTCGCTATTGTACACCCAAATGATTGTGAAAGAGAATATTTTGCATTCAGAGCAAATAGTTTAAGCTTGAGTTTTATGTTGGTTTGTTGCATTAACCATTTTCTAAAAGAATAGAAATATGCTAAATTTATTTCCAAATGATTGTGAATGTATGTTTCAAGATTTCTGAAACAATGAGAATGAATTTCATATGACCAACATGTTACTATATTTGTCCATCTGCAGTCATATTGCTGGATGAAATGCTACAGgatgtagaaaatatttcaaatgtttgcctcgtaaaatatttttgagtaTCTTAGATGATCTCTTAGCATTAGTTTCTAGATTTAACCACATTTCGTTGTCTGTTTACATATATGGTGAGGACTTTAGGAGTCTATTTTTAATATCAATAGGGGTTAGTGCTTTGTATTTTCTATCATGGATTGGTTTGGGTTTGCCTTGCTTGGTAAGTCTTCAGTTCTAACTCTAGATATAGCCTCACCGTTTGCGGGAATATGGCCGTGTACATGAGTACATCTACCTGCCTACCCGACCTAATGTAATGGGTGCATCACACAATTGGCTGCCCTTATGGTGTGTTGCGAAGTGTTTCATATTCTGGCTACTTTATTTATCCTCCAGTTGCACTTTTGGAGTTTATATGTTCTGCTATGACCTGTTCTTCcttatatatttattctttttattttggctATTGTTTGTTTAACATTTAGAAAGTGGATGGGATAGGGGACCATTATTCAAGTTATTCTTGAATCTGGTGTTTTTCACTTCTTTTGTTAGCAATGTATCATACCAAATGGTGGTCTCTTCTCTCATTGACAATCGTTCTGTTCCGACTTCTTTCCTAAGATATGTTATGGTGACTTCTCTTCCCATGATGATGTACGAAAGACCGTTAAAATATCTACAAAATATCTCGTAGTATCGTTTAttgtatattaaatattttagagTATCTTTGACGCATGAAGTAAGACAGACTACTTAAAATGGACCTATAATAATTGTGGCATATGAGAGTAGTTTTCAAAATGTTGAGATGAAGAAACTAATTTCAACTTATACAAGAGTGATAGATATTCATAGTCTGTTAGTTAAATTTAGCTAATTAGTTGATTAGAGAGATAAGGTTTGGTTGGGATGTGATAATAGGGAGAGAGGAGAATGAGAAAGCGGTTTGGAAAATAAGTTAGAAGAGTATGTTCTACATTCATTcctcaatttcaaaattttgttctttACTATAATCTTTCTGTTAGTACCAGTTGATCCaacaaatgaattattttttcaaacccAAAGTTGCTGCAAAGTTCTATAAATATTTCTTGTTCCTTAAGTGCTTCTGGAGTAGTTTATCTAACTAAGCTCATGCTATGTTTTGATCGAATGAAGAAATTGGTTAAACTAATATGAAATAGCTTAAAAGCGTTCAGAGGATTTTCTATATCGTAAAATGCCctaattttagtttgttatcATAATATATTAACTTAATCTTCTGAAAAGgttatttcaatctaaaaattCGCGATCCTAAATATTTGACACCAAGACTTCTATGATTCTACTGGTTGGAATCATAAAACATTGGTTCCTCATCTCGACTTTCACATTTGTAAGCTGGTAGAATGGCTGAAATAGTTTTTTCTTACCATATCATTTAACGATTTTGATTTCATGGAACTACATACCTGTTTTCACTATAGGTCTAGGGATTCGAAGTTGGGTCTAAAAAAGtgttctaaatatttttattatttttaggtcTTTGTGTCTTCACTAACCTATTGATTTGTTCATGTTAGATGATTACATTACCCTCTTCTGCTTCGTATGATTTAAAAAGGACATCCCGTATGACAATATATGGGCTGCTAATCTTGGGACCATCACAGCataagtattttaattttctatccAAAATTTTACCTAACAGAGATGTGGCAACAACcttgaagaaaattttaatgGGACAAGCTTTATTTGGACCTGTCATCAATACTGTTTTCTTCTCCTACATTGGTGCTTTACAAGgtaactttcatattttttttttaaatggtgacTTTTTTCATCTCTTTAATCCCGTGAGTTTATATGATAGTTCATTGACAtgattttcaattgattttgattcttttgtACTCCAATATAAGAATCAGTTTCGATATGAATTCTCAAAGTGAGGAGAATTCCTAAAGATTATATGATTCAAGGATAACCACTCGTTAAAAAATCAGTGGTTTAAGATTGTGATAGGATACTTGCCGACATGTATAACAAACCAGAAGTTTTTGAAATCTCAaccattattatatattttattttatatacttaAGGTGATGATTCTGCATATAATCTTCTAGTTTCCTCGTTAAATGTGCCAAATCAGGTTTCCTTAGTCTCAGGGTGCAGGATTACCAATTTAACCACAGGCATAATTTGTATAACCTTTGTCTAACGAATAGATGCTCCCTCCATCTTACTATAAGTGTCGATTCAGATAATGCAAACTTATCAGTCATGCTGGTAGTTGGTagaatatttaattaaagagaAAAGGAGTAGCAGACTGGTAGTTAGGGAAAAACTggggaaataattttttaattttggatcaaaacaatagagagagagcaAGAAAATGGAGTGTTCTCTGTCAAGAAGTAGCATGTTATGGTGAATGAACTCATGGTTGTGAGGTGAAAAGTATGGAAGGATGACGACACCAAGACAAAACTATTTTGTTTAGAGAGAAACAACTTTAATTCTCATAAGGAAGAAGACTAACAAATAGAACTTGTAGggtttcaaattcttttttcttttgaatggtTGTGtattaaaacattaattttgtAAAGTAAATTTACTAAAAAAGACACATACAGATCACATATGACATTGATAATGTGTATCACTTGGCAAAACCAGTTTAACACCAGTGGCCAAAAGTCCAAAACTAATCACTTTTAAACGCCGAGGAACCAAATGCGAGAAACATAATAAAGACGAGTTGAAagctaaaatgatatattgagacttaacatatttaaaccttaattTATATGGAATGATTGTGCACTATTgcttttttactcattttttgcAAAGGAATTAAGGTCATGAATTGGTAATTCTGTTTGTATATGGTTATCGGTGATTCTGAATTCCCTTTTCGATGCCAAAATCAGGTGAAAGTGGGCCTGAAATTGTTGCCAGGCTGAAGCGAGATCTACTTCCTACATTAATAGGCGGTGCTATGTTTTGGCCTGTATGTGATTTTGTCACCTTCAAATTCGTTCCAGTCCATTTGCAGGTTTGTGCAGTTCGACGAATGCCATTGTCAGAACTTAATTTTCTGTTATAACTTTAATTTTCATCATGATCTTCAACTCAGCAGTAAGTAATTGTCTTGCTTTTTAGCTAATgtatctttctctttcataattGCTGCAGCCACTGATGAATAGTTCCTGCGCATATGTGTGGACCATTTATTTAACTTACATGGCGAACCGAACAAACTTGACCGAAGCTtagatttttgtttgaatacaaGTATTTAGTGTTCTAAAGCAATCTTTTATAGCTTAGCATTATTTGGCTGCAAGGATATGTAACTAGGTATAAAAATCATGGTAATGGCAAGTTTATAGATTTTGTATCAATTTggtattcaattttgttttgtatatagcttttaGTTCACTTCTTAACTTCCCTCTTTAATCTGAATTGAGTACTTCATTGAAATGTCTTCACTTTCTGTCTGTCCGTCACTAGAGTACTCTATTGAGGCTAGTTTTAACCATCCAGGTAAGTATCTTAGAGTACACTATTGATACTTAGAGGAAAATATAAAACAGAGACCAAACATTGTGATGGAAAAtatttagaggaccaaaattgattgaattttttttaagagattaaaaacaaaatttgaaatatttatcaGAAGATAGGAACCAACAGtataatgaatgaatgaatgaatgaatgaatggcAAACAAGATgattatgcatgaatgaatgaatattgttcAAACCTATGAGGTATTATAAAATACCTCTCTCTCTTTTGTTAAGTACGTAGAGATTCTAGTgttattttggtttattttttttaattttataatatgagaTGAGATTATAGTGTTAGactttttttgttgaggaaaaGAGATTCGAGTGTTAGATGGGATGCCACCCACATTGGCAGAGTattaattcatatatttatctttttatataattttatcgTTTTTTTACCATACTCAAGCACAAGGCGTGCCTGAAAGAAAGCAATAAATTATGCAAAGTAtacaataacaaaaaacaaaagcaaaaggaaataaaaaatgctAGCCAATGCCCATACTCAGCAAAGGGATACAACATCAATGATGGAAATCAAAAGAAGAATTacttaaatgaaattttatccACTTAAAAGATAATAGTTCAACGCCATCAATAAGCAGAAGCGTAAGATTCTACTATTCATGCCCTTCCAAATAGTCCAAATCCaggtatatatataaaacactaatttaaaattaaaaaaattaaaaggacaaACACAATACAAAAAACACATGTTGGTGAAGTTGTTGGAACGAGTCATCTATGGAAACCACCTTACATTACCATCATCTCCCTTCGTCTCTCCCAATCTTTCACTCCCAAAAATGGCCAAACGATTCTTCCACACCCTCTCTACTACCCTCCAACAACATTCCTCACGACATATTCGTCGTCATCACccattgaaaaataaaacacatttccatcacaaatattcacaCCCTTCTTTCTCACCAACACCCAATCTTTTGTCTTCCTTTAAGAAATCTGAGTTTGTTGCTTGGTATTTGAATAAGCTTGAAACTAACCCGATTATTACTAAAGCCGTAACTTCCTCGCTTATTTGCGCCGCTGCTGATCTTTCTTCACAGGTAACAATAACTTTTTGGTTATAACCTCATCTAGGGTTATAGTTATTAGGGTTAAACAATTTTCCgtcatcaaattttattgtcGGTGTTAAACATTGCACATCTCGTATTGAATAAAGGGATTAAcactgaaaataaaatatttatagcgATAAAAACATATTCGTAACATCTTATTAAAGGTTGTGTCAATGTATAAAGTTTACTTTTACTAGGAAAAGTCTAATAAGTTTACTAACCTATTGATTTATTCATGTTAGATGATTAGAAAACCACCAGTATATGGGTTAC belongs to Medicago truncatula cultivar Jemalong A17 chromosome 6, MtrunA17r5.0-ANR, whole genome shotgun sequence and includes:
- the LOC25496212 gene encoding PXMP2/4 family protein 4, with the translated sequence MAKRFFHTLQQHVRRYYPKNKTTHFHYRTSQTNNRSFSSSSSCSNNSKKLGFVGWYLRKLETYPVLTKCITSSLIFTAADLTSQMITLPSSASYDLKRTSRMTIYGLLILGPSQHKYFNFLSKILPNRDVATTLKKILMGQALFGPVINTVFFSYIGALQGESGPEIVARLKRDLLPTLIGGAMFWPVCDFVTFKFVPVHLQPLMNSSCAYVWTIYLTYMANRTNLTEA